In one window of Macrobrachium nipponense isolate FS-2020 chromosome 2, ASM1510439v2, whole genome shotgun sequence DNA:
- the LOC135221331 gene encoding uncharacterized protein LOC135221331: protein METDRRNNGKYHGTKNTRKIKQSPSSCAPPLLLLPSSSRPSSPPPPARSSFSSCPYLVLAPPPSPPCHSSSSLLLLPLLLLLLLHSSPPAPPPPVPSSFSSCLSSCPSSFSSCPSSSSSSSSSSPCPSLLLLLPSSFSSCSPPLSPSSCPPPPSTLLLLLLLLSSSPSSCSTSSSPSSSSSSPPPPPPPPSPPPPLLPPPPPPPVPHAHLLRPSSPPPPVPPAPPPPVPPPPAPPLSAPPLLFSSACPLLFLLLPLLLHLLLHLLLLLLPSCSCPFLIFLLPPPPPIPLLLPLLLPHPTPPPPFPSLSSSSSCPSSSPLSCPPPPPLLPLLLLLLLPLLLLLLLHHLQSLSSFSSYCPPPPAPPPSSSSSSSSCPSSSCHSSSCPSCHSSCHSCHSSSSLPPLLLLPLLPLLCHSSSCRSSSPGPLLLLLLPPPPPPPPAPPPPPRPLPSSSWPLLQLPSCTPLLPLLPLLRPSSTCRSSSSSSSSSSSSSSSPPTPRRP from the exons atggaaacagatagaaggaataacggaaaatatcatggaactaaaaataccAGAAAGATCAAGCAGAG TCCCTCCTCCTGcgcccctcccctcctcctcctcccctcatcctcccgcccctcctccccccctcctcctgcccgctcctccttctcctcctgccCCTACCTAGTCCTtgcccctcctccttctcctccctgccactcctcctcctccctcctcctcctgcccctcctccttctcctcctgctCCACTCCTCTCCTCCTGCCCCTCCTCCTCCAgttccctcctccttctcctcctgcctctcctcctgcccctcctccttctcctcctgcccctcctcctcctcttcctcctcctcctcctccccctgcccctccctccttctcctcctgccctcctccttctcctcctgctCACCTCCTCTCAGTCCCTCCTCctgccctcctcctccctccactctcctcctcctcctcctcctcctctcctcctctccctcctcctgctccaccTCCTccagtccctcctcctcctcctcctctcctcctcctcctcctcctcctcccagtccccctcctcctctcctccctcctcctcctcctcctccagtcccTCATGCCCACCTCCTCcgtccctcctctcctcctcctccagtcccTCCTGCTCCACCTCCTCCAGTCCCTCCCCCTCCTGCCCCTCCTCTTTCTGCTCCTCCACTCCTCTTCTCCTCCGCCTGCCCACTCCTCTTTCTGCTCCTGCCACTCCTCCTTCACCTCctgctccacctcctcctcctcctcctcccctcctgctCCTGCCCCTTCCTCATTTTCCtcctccctccacctcctccaatTCCCCTCCTCCtgcccctcctccttcctcatcCTACTCCACCTCCTCCATTCCCCtccctatcctcctcctcctcctgcccctcctcctctcctctctcctgcccacctcctcctcctctcctgcccctcctcctcctcctcctcctgcccctcctccttctcctcctgctCCACCACCTCCAgtccctctcctccttctcctcctactgCCCGCCTCCTCCtgcccctcctccctcctcctcctcctcctcctcctcctgcccctcctcctcctgccactCCTCCTCCTGCCCCTCCTGCCACTCCTCCTGCCACTCCTGccactcctcctcttctctcccccCGCTCCTCCTCCTGCCCCTCCTGCCCCTCCTCTGCCACTCCtcctcctgccgctcctcctcccctggtccgctcctcctcctcctcctgccccctcctcctcctcctcctcctgcccctcctcctcctcctcgcccccTGCCCTCCTCCTCCTGGCCCCTCCTGCAACTTCCCTCCTGCACTCCCCTGCTGCCCCTCCTGCCCCTCCTTCGCCCCTCCTCCAcctgccgctcctcctcctcctcgtcctcctcctcctcgtcctcctcctcctcccccccaactCCTAGACGCCCATAG